In the Archangium lipolyticum genome, TGTGCTCGCCGCCCGTGAGCCGCTCGCGCAGCACCGCGTAATCATCGGCCTCGGCCTCGCCCCAGTCCTGCGCGATCATGCCCCCCGCGCGGTCCCAGGCGTCCGGCAGGGACATGCCGAGCCGGGGCGTCAGCCGCAGGGGGAGGTCGAAGGCCAGGCCCGCGTCCACCAGCTCCGCCGGGGGCGCGAGCGGTACCGCCTCCTCGCTTCGCGGCGTCCAGACGAGCTTCCAGAAGGCGCTGTCCTTCGGGTCATACCCCCAGTGCTGCTCCTGCACGTCGTAGAAGAGAGCGAGCACCCCATCACGAGGCAGGTCCGGCAGGGCCTCGCCCCGGCACGCGGCCAGCTCGGCGAAGTCGAGCTGTCCCACGAAGTGCAGCGGGCCGCTCGGCGAGTGGGGCCACGCGGTGCCCTCGGGGACGAGCGGATGTCCACCGTAGCGACATCCGGGGATGTCCGAGTCTTCCATGTCCCGGGCGGTGAAGAGGATGCAGGGCGCGACGGCGGACTCGATGCGCTCGCGCCAGCGGTCGAGAGAGGGCGGCAGGGGTGGAAGCTCGAGCATACGTGCGCGCGACGCTAGCCGACTTCCGGTACAGTCCCCACGCGCATCATGCAGGGCTCTCCTTCCGGTCGTGCCACACAGGGCAGTTTCTTCGAAGGCCTCTTCATCCACTCGCTCCGTGCGAGCGGGGCCTTCGCGGACGCGCTGCGTGCTTGCGGCTTCGACGTGAGCAAGCCCAAGGCCATCTACCCCATCGAGGTCTGGAACGAGGCGCTCGAGCTGGCCTGGCACCACTGCTACCCCGGGTTGACCCGCGAGGCCGCGTACCGCGAGCTGGGCCGCCAGCTCGGCGAGGGGTTCCTGAAGACCTGGATGGGCAAGGTGGTGGATATGGGCCTGCCCATGCTGGGCCCGGAGCGCCTCGTCTCTCGCATCCCCAGCCTCATCGCGCTCGATACCTTCCGCTACGACGTGAGGGTGACCCAGCTCGGCTGGCACCACCACCGTGTCTGCTTCCGGAACGATCCGGATGCCAAGCCCGACCTCATGGCGGGTCTCATCGAGTCCGGTCTGCGCCGCACCGGCGTCGTCCCCTCCGTCACGGTGTCGATGCGTGCCGGGCGGGACTTCGACCTCGACGTGACCTGGTGAGCGGCATGCCTTTCCGAGAAATGATAGGGAAGGGGCCATGATTTCTCGCACGCTCGACCTCGGTGGACCCGTTCACTACATGGACTACGGCGGCTCCGGGCCGACGATGGTGCTCGTCCACGGGCTGGGCGGCTCGCACCACAACTGGATGATGGTGGGGGAGAAGCTGGCCCGGCGCGCGCGGGTGGTGGCGTTGGATCTGACGGGTTTCGGACTGACGCCGCTCGATGGGCGCTCGGCGAGTGTGCACGCCAACCAGGCGCTGTTGGATCGCTTCATCCAGGCGATCTCCCCCTCCGAGCCGGTCCTCCTGATGGGCAACTCCATGGGCGGGGCCATCTCGGTGATGCAGACGGCGCGCAACCCCCAGCGGGTGTCCGGCCTGGTGCTGGTGAACCCCGCGCAGCCGAGCGCCGAGGACACCCGGATGGAGCGGGAGGTCTTCGCCCTGTTCGCCCTCTACGCGATTCCGGGCGTGGGCGAGTTCTTCGTGAAGCGGCGCGCGGATCGCCTGGGGCCCGAGAAGACGGCGCGGGGCATGCTCAAGCTGTGCTGCCGGGACCTGGACCGCTTCCCGCCGGAGGTGGTGCGGGCGCACCTGGAGGCGGCGCGCGAGCGGCACGAGCGGATGCCCTGGGCCAACGAGGCCTTCGTGCAGGCGGCGCGCTCGCTGGTGTTCCTGCTGCTGCGCAAGAAGTCGTTCCGCGCGATGGAGCGGGGGATTCGGGTGCCCACGCTGCTCGTCCAGGGCTCGGAGGACCGGCTGGTGCCGGTGGCCAACTCGCGAGAGCTGGCCCGGGTGCGGCCGGACTGGACGTACGTGGAGTACGCCGGCATCGGCCACACGCCGATGATGGAGATTCCGGACGAGTTCATCGCCACGGTGGAGAAGTGGCTCGACGGAGCTGGACGCGCCGCGTTGGAGACGGGAGCGAAGGTGGCGCGGGCTTCCTGAAGTACACTGGGGGCATGAGCGCGCCGAACATCCGCCGGGCCATCCAGCTCCTGCCCACCTGTGCCACCACGGGCATCGGGAGCCTTCCGCATACGCAGCTCGAGCTGGGCCTCCAGGCCGCGCTCGCGCTGGACATTCCCTTCCTGCCCCAGTTGCCCGTGGGCCGGCCCTCGGAGTTCATGATTCCGCAGGCGCTCGAGGGGTTGCCCGGCTTGCGGTGGGACGACGAGGGCATGTGCACGGTGGACCTGAGCGCCTGGGCGGCGGGGCGCGCGGAGCTCGAGACGCGGCTGGAGACGGCGCTGTCCTCGGGGACGCTGGAGTCCTTCGAGCCCTCATTGGATGGCTGCCGGGCGTGGCGGCCCTTCCTCTGGGAGGTGGAGAACCGGAAGCTGGCCTTCGCCAAGGCGCAGATGGCGGGGCCCTTCACGGTGCGCTCGGTGGCGCGGACGAGCGAGGGCCAGGCGACGCTGGACGTGCCAGGGCTGGACGAGGCCATCTTCCGGCTGGTGCTGGCGCGCTCGCTGGCGATGGTGAAGGCGCTGCGTCGGGCGGGGACGACGCCCCTCTTCTTCCTGGACGAGCCGGGCCTGTTCGCCTTCGAGCGCGCCAACCCCCGGCACCTGCTGGCCATGCAGGAGCTGCGGCTGCTGGTGGTGGCGCTGCAGCGGGAGGGCGCGCTGGTGGGCGTGCACTGCTGCGGCAACACGCACTGGGCAAGCCTGCTGGACGCGGGGTTGGACGTGCTGTCCCTGGATGTCCGGTTGTCGCTGGACGCGGTGCTGGAGGAGTCGGGGGCGTTCGCGCGCTTCCTGGAGTCGGGGGCGACGCTGAGCCTGGGCATCATCCCCACGGACCTGACGTCCACGTATCAGGTGGGGGAGCTGGTGGACGCGGTGGAGGTGTCGCTCAAGGCGGCGCTGCCTTCTGGACACTCGTTCCCACGGGTGGGCTCGCAGGTGTTGCTGACACCGGCGTGCGGCCTGGCCATGCGTACGGTGGTGGACGCCGAGCGCGTCCTCGAGCAGCTCAAGGTGGCGCAGCGCAAGCTGCGGGAGGCGTTGGTGGCCGAGCTGCCTTCGCTCCGGCCACCGTTCGCGAGCTGACTCCTCGTCTCAGCGCCCGAGCTTCAGCTCGCGCTCGGCCTGGAGCCAATCATCCTCGTGGCGGCCGTGCTGAGCGCCGCGCGAGAGGAAGAGCTCATAGGCGCGGCGGGCGATCTGCTCCTGGGTGGGGCTGTTGCGCGAGGCCGCGCCATTGCGCGTAGAGGACTCCGGCGTCTGCTGGGACGAAGTGTGGTTCGTCCTGGACTGGGTGCGTGCCATCAGGGGGCTCCTCCGTGTGGTGAAGACTGCTGCCCGAAGCATCGGCACGAGCCCGGGTCGAGGGAAATTGGACCCGCGCACCTGCGTCCGGGTGTCGACATGACGGCCCGGGTCCTGTCCGTTGGCCGACACGCGGGGACAAGACACGATTGTGTCAAACACAGACAATGGCTCCTGGCGCCCTGGAATCTTCCGCCGGAATCTCTCTCGTGTCACTCCAGACACATTCCTTTATCAAACGCCCGGATGTGACCTGCCGCTGGCCTGGATTTGACGATCTTGGAGCACCCATCGTCCGGGCTTTTGATGCACCTTGCCGCGCGTCGATGCCCCGCCCCGTGAGCGTGGGGCCTTGAATTTCGCCTGGCAGTGACCGGGTGGAACGCAGCGCCAGCAAACAATTGCCATTGAGAGGAACACCTCATGAAGAAGATGAGCTGGGTGATGTCCGCGGCCATGGTGTCGGTGTGGGCGATGGGTTGTGGCGGTCAGGAGCTGGAGTCGGTGGAGACCGCGCAGGTGGCGGCCGAGCTGACCGACGGTAACAAGCTGTTCGGGTCCGACACGCTGAAGTCGGCCCTCATCGGCGCCAACACCGCCGCGAGCGCGGGCCTGTCCATCCAGGGTCTGGGCTCGGGCGTGGGCGAGGGCTGCATGCGCGCCGGTTCCGGTACCAGCTGCGTGGGCCGCCAGCAGACGCTCGCCCCCATGTCGCGGGACTTCAAGGCGGGCACCTGTGCGAACGGTTCCGCCTCCACCGGCGCCTGCTGTGCCGGCGAGCAGAGCAACGTCATCGCGCTCGACGCGGTGAACGCCTGGGTGAGCGCCTCCAACGCCACCACCAACATCACCAAGAGCAACCTGAAGGCGCTCTTCTGTGGTCCCGCCGGTGACGGTCTGAACTGCGCGGCCACCACCTGGGTCAAGTACCGCCGCGATGACGTGTCCGGCACCACGGACACCTTCAAGTCGCTGGTCGGCTGCACCGCGTTCTGCCCGGACGTGAAGGTGGTCGTCGACGGTGCCAACGCCGCCCTCTTCACCGACCCCGCCCACCCGACCCCGTGCTCGGCCAGCGACAGCGCCACCACCTGCATCGGGAAGATCACCGCCAGCACCGACGCCACCCTGAGCGCCAACGCCATCGGCTATGCCGGTGACTCGGCGAAGCAGGGCACCGCCAACAAGGCCCTCAACGTGGACGGCATCGCCCCCACCGCCGCCAACGTCCGCAAGCTCATCTCCGCGCCCGCCAGCGCCTACCCGCTCTCCCGCAAGCTCTTCCTGAACGAGAACGTCAACTTCGCCAAGGACCCCAAGGAGGCGACGCTCTACAACTGGATCTACAACAACAAGCAGTCCTTCCAGAACCTCCTCACCGGCCAGGGCTTCATCTCCTGCGACACCACCGGTCCGCTCAAGTGCGGTGGCCCGAACAACGACGGCAAGAAGGCCGGCGTGTGCCAGGGCATCTGAGCACCTGAGCCTCTGAATTCCTGAGACATCCGCGCTGACGGCGCGCCGGGCTGGGGGAGCGACCGCTTCCCTGGCCCGGTACGTCGTGCGCGCGTTGGCATTTGCATTTGCTGGGGAGGAAGCTGGAATGTGGATGACGCGTGCTCGGCTTGGACAGGGCCGGGCGTTGTGCATGGTGTTGGTCTCGCTGGCCGTTGGTTGTGAACCCAAGAAGGAGGAGCCGCCCGCTCCGGAGCCGGAGGCCGTGGTCTGCGTCCCGGCGCGCTCGAACGAGCGGCTCCCCGTGCGCCTGGCGTCCACGCGCGAGACCTCCCAGGAGACCTTCGACAACCTGCTCGTACGGGTCGATGCGATGTGTGGCTCCTGCCACGCGGCGCCCGCGTCGACGGGGGGATTCC is a window encoding:
- a CDS encoding DUF2378 family protein, translated to MQGSPSGRATQGSFFEGLFIHSLRASGAFADALRACGFDVSKPKAIYPIEVWNEALELAWHHCYPGLTREAAYRELGRQLGEGFLKTWMGKVVDMGLPMLGPERLVSRIPSLIALDTFRYDVRVTQLGWHHHRVCFRNDPDAKPDLMAGLIESGLRRTGVVPSVTVSMRAGRDFDLDVTW
- a CDS encoding alpha/beta fold hydrolase, which produces MISRTLDLGGPVHYMDYGGSGPTMVLVHGLGGSHHNWMMVGEKLARRARVVALDLTGFGLTPLDGRSASVHANQALLDRFIQAISPSEPVLLMGNSMGGAISVMQTARNPQRVSGLVLVNPAQPSAEDTRMEREVFALFALYAIPGVGEFFVKRRADRLGPEKTARGMLKLCCRDLDRFPPEVVRAHLEAARERHERMPWANEAFVQAARSLVFLLLRKKSFRAMERGIRVPTLLVQGSEDRLVPVANSRELARVRPDWTYVEYAGIGHTPMMEIPDEFIATVEKWLDGAGRAALETGAKVARAS
- a CDS encoding type 2 periplasmic-binding domain-containing protein, whose translation is MKKMSWVMSAAMVSVWAMGCGGQELESVETAQVAAELTDGNKLFGSDTLKSALIGANTAASAGLSIQGLGSGVGEGCMRAGSGTSCVGRQQTLAPMSRDFKAGTCANGSASTGACCAGEQSNVIALDAVNAWVSASNATTNITKSNLKALFCGPAGDGLNCAATTWVKYRRDDVSGTTDTFKSLVGCTAFCPDVKVVVDGANAALFTDPAHPTPCSASDSATTCIGKITASTDATLSANAIGYAGDSAKQGTANKALNVDGIAPTAANVRKLISAPASAYPLSRKLFLNENVNFAKDPKEATLYNWIYNNKQSFQNLLTGQGFISCDTTGPLKCGGPNNDGKKAGVCQGI
- a CDS encoding YwqG family protein gives rise to the protein MLELPPLPPSLDRWRERIESAVAPCILFTARDMEDSDIPGCRYGGHPLVPEGTAWPHSPSGPLHFVGQLDFAELAACRGEALPDLPRDGVLALFYDVQEQHWGYDPKDSAFWKLVWTPRSEEAVPLAPPAELVDAGLAFDLPLRLTPRLGMSLPDAWDRAGGMIAQDWGEAEADDYAVLRERLTGGEHTHQVGGHPWWVQNDARLEAQLVSHGLYCGDSRGYDSPQARRLMPGASEWNLLWQIGSDDQTGFTWGDYGSLYLLIRAQDLRARRFDKAWLGLQCR
- a CDS encoding uroporphyrinogen decarboxylase/cobalamine-independent methonine synthase family protein: MSAPNIRRAIQLLPTCATTGIGSLPHTQLELGLQAALALDIPFLPQLPVGRPSEFMIPQALEGLPGLRWDDEGMCTVDLSAWAAGRAELETRLETALSSGTLESFEPSLDGCRAWRPFLWEVENRKLAFAKAQMAGPFTVRSVARTSEGQATLDVPGLDEAIFRLVLARSLAMVKALRRAGTTPLFFLDEPGLFAFERANPRHLLAMQELRLLVVALQREGALVGVHCCGNTHWASLLDAGLDVLSLDVRLSLDAVLEESGAFARFLESGATLSLGIIPTDLTSTYQVGELVDAVEVSLKAALPSGHSFPRVGSQVLLTPACGLAMRTVVDAERVLEQLKVAQRKLREALVAELPSLRPPFAS
- a CDS encoding DUF2934 domain-containing protein codes for the protein MARTQSRTNHTSSQQTPESSTRNGAASRNSPTQEQIARRAYELFLSRGAQHGRHEDDWLQAERELKLGR